Proteins from one Epinephelus moara isolate mb chromosome 1, YSFRI_EMoa_1.0, whole genome shotgun sequence genomic window:
- the rrad gene encoding GTP-binding protein RAD, translating into MTLNKGDKLRNMDKRRGSMPFPMNLPNLHRRSMPVDDRDLRATMPQTGQTDELSNLLRCTSYSPNEQHRGSCASDSSDSVISTGSETESQVYKVVLLGEHGVGKSSLARVFGGVEDAGHDFDEAGNTYDRSIVVDEEESSIVLYDIWEQDNSQWLKDQCMRMGDAYIIVYSVTDKSSFEKASELRIQLRRARQSENIPIILVGNKSDLVRSREVSVDEGSACAVVFDCKFIETSASLHHNVQDLFEGIVRQIRLRKDSKEENARRMANCRRRESIGKKAKRFLGRMVARKNKKMAFRQKSKSCHDLTVL; encoded by the exons ATGACTTTGAACAAGGGTGACAAATTGCGGAACATGGACAAGAGAAGAGGAAGCATGCCGTTCCCCATGAATCTACCAAACCTACACCGGAGGAGCATGCCCGTGGACGACCGGGACCTGCGCGCCACGATGCCACAGACCGGGCAAACCGACGAGCTGTCCAACCTCCTGCGCTGCACGTCCTACTCCCCGAACGAGCAGCACCGGGGCAGCTGCGCGTCCGACTCCTCCGATTCCGTCATCTCCACTGGCAGCGAGACCGAGTCCCAGGTGTACAAGGTGGTTCTCCTCGGGGAGCACGGCGTCGGCAAGTCCAGCCTGGCGCGCGTCTTTGGAGGAGTTGAGGATGCTGGTCACGACTTCGATGAAGCAG GAAACACATATGACAGATCTATCGTGGTGGATGAAGAAGAGTCATCCATCGTGTTGTATGACATCTGGGAGCAG GATAACAGCCAGTGGCTGAAGGATCAGTGCATGAGGATGGGAGACGCCTACATCATCGTGTATTCAGTGACAGACAAATCAAGCTTCGAGAAGGCGTCAGAGCTGCGTATTCAGCTGCGCCGCGCCAGGCAGTCAGAGAATATTCCCATAATCCTTGTGGGCAACAAGAGCGACCTGGTTCGGTCCAGAGAGGTGTCTGTAGATG AGGGGAGCGCCTGTGCGGTGGTATTCGACTGCAAGTTCATCGAGACGTCTGCATCCCTTCACCACAATGTGCAGGACCTATTCGAGGGCATCGTGAGACAGATCCGCTTGAGGAAAGACAGCAAGGAGGAGAACGCACGACGCATGGCCAACTGCAGGCGTAGAGAGAGCATCGGCAAGAAGGCCAAGCGGTTTCTGGGCCGCATGGTTGCACGCAAGAACAAGAAGATGGCTTTCAGGCAGAAGTCAAAGTCCTGCCACGACCTAACAGTTCTCTGA
- the LOC126394067 gene encoding ATP synthase F(0) complex subunit C3, mitochondrial-like → MYACAKFVSTPSLVRAGSRALYRPLSAAVVSDARKSETASLLAPQSIVASQQQVAVRGFQTSAVSRDVDTAAKFIGAGAATVGVAGSGAGIGTVFGSLIIGYARNPSLKQQLFSYAILGFALSEAMGLFCLMVAFLILFAM, encoded by the exons ATGTACGCCTGTGCTAAGTTCGTCTCCACACCCTCTCTG GTCCGTGCTGGATCTCGGGCGCTGTACAGACCACTCTCAGCAGCAGTAGTCTCAGATGCCAGGAAATCAGAG acTGCCTCACTCCTGGCACCACAGAGTATTGTAGCCTCCCAGCAGCAGGTGGCGGTGCGGGGGTTCCAGACCAGTGCTGTGAGCCGTGATGTCGACACTGCCGCAAAGTTCATTGGAGCAGGTGCTGCCACCGTGGGAGTGGCCGGATCTGGAGCTGGAATTGGAACAGTGTTCGGTAGCCTTATTATCGGATATGCCAG GAACCCCTCTCTGAAGCAGCAGCTGTTCTCGTACGCCATCCTGGGCTTCGCTCTGTCTGAAGCTATGGGTCTCTTCTGTCTGATGGTTGCATTCCTTATTCTGTTTGCCATGTAA
- the nsun3 gene encoding tRNA (cytosine(34)-C(5))-methyltransferase, mitochondrial — translation MSKYIISIHRICTARRRIILKTENPTVTPLWCLWSVTCHTGPEVVSQLKEKKGASNNQVTKRLRKERSSCQPVLDLFDQQYSQELGDLWAPARAVLLDPRSWQYGVMLNRFSVVTGITQILQSQGFSTLLPQTDASTSLYNGPSTASNSKHQAGTDSLLPPDYISKCPPNASHLQPDSTSHALGQDLQSEPSLSLLRPTLQCYIHPYPLRFPSPAHRPGQLKQYYLLNAASLLPVLALQVRDGEKVLDLCAAPGGKALAIMQCATPALLCCNEPDPHRRDWLAKTLESFLPRSLISRVIVSAQDGRSFGQSEAGTYDKVLVDAPCSNDKSWLYSCSSQQGEHRLKERARLPALQAQLLRSALSAVRPGGVVVYSTCTLSSSENCAVVETVLNDCPEAVPEDLWEEIASPLSKYFTFSPAHSGHGQTPQKPSPQPQNGTSSSYHHRLGILVVPQPGKTWGPMFLSRIRRRK, via the exons ATGTCTAAATACATAATCTCAATACATCGTATTTGCACAGCGAGGAGGCGAATTATCTTAAAAACTGAAAACCCAACGGTGACACCTCTGTGGTGTTTGTGGTCTGTTACCTGTCACACGGGTCCTGAGGTTGTCTCACAGCtgaaggagaaaaaaggagCCTCCAATAACCAG GTAACAAAAAGGCTCAGAAAAGAAAGATCTTCATGTCAGCCAGTACTGGACCTCTTTGACCAGCAGTATAGTCAGGAACTTGGAGACTTGTGGGCACCTGCGAG AGCGGTGCTTCTGGACCCTCGCTCTTGGCAGTATGGTGTTATGCTCAACCGCTTCAGCGTTGTGACAGGCATCACACAGATTCTTCAATCCCAGGGTTTTTCCACATTGCTTCCGCAAACAGATGCCTCAACATCGCTTTATAATGGCCCCTCAACAGCGTCAAATTCTAAACACCAGGCAGGAACAGACTCTTTGTTGCCACCTGACTACATCTCCAAGTGCCCTCCTAATGCCTCCCATCTGCAACCTGACAGCACCTCTCATGCGCTCGGTCAAGACCTTCAATCAGAGCCTTCACTCAGTTTGCTCCGTCCTACATTGCAATGTTACATCCATCCATATCCGCTGCGGTTTCCCTCTCCGGCTCACAGGCCTGGCCAGCTGAAGCAGTACTACCTCCTGAATGCTGCCTCCCTGCTTCCAGTGTTGGCTTTGCAAGTCAGAGATGGGGAGAAGGTTTTGGATCTTTGCGCTGCTCCTGGAGGCAAAGCCTTGGCCATAATGCAGTGTGCCACCCCAG CACTCCTCTGCTGTAATGAACCAGACCCACACAGACGGGACTGGCTGGCCAAAACCCTGGAGTCTTTTCTGCCTCGCTCACTAATCAGCAGAGTGATTGTGTCTGCACAGGATGGACGGTCATTTGGGCAGAGTGAAGCAGGAACATATGACAAG GTTTTAGTCGATGCTCCATGTTCTAATGACAAGAGCTGGTTGTATTCTTGCAGTAGCCAGCAGGGGGAACACAGACTGAAGGAAAGAGCCAGGCTGCCTGCACTCCAGGCTCAGCTGCTTAG GTCTGCACTGTCAGCAGTGCGTCCAGGGGGCGTTGTGGTCTATTCAACTTGCACTCTGTCCAGCTCTGAGAACTGTGCTGTGGTTGAGACTGTGCTGAATGACTGTCCTGAGGCTGTACCCGAAGACCTTTGGGAGGAGATTGCCAGTCCTTTATCAAAATACTTTACATTTAGTCCTGCTCACTCTGGTCATGGACAGACACCTCAAAAGCCATCCCCGCAGCCACAGAATGGCACTTCGTCCTCTTATCATCACAGACTTGGCATTTTAGTGGTCCCTCAGCCCGGCAAGACCTGGGGACCCATGTTTTTGTCTCGGATTAGAAGAAGGAAATAG